In Halobacillus amylolyticus, the following proteins share a genomic window:
- the mngB gene encoding mannosylglycerate hydrolase, with protein MKQVHIVPHMHWDREWYFSTEESRILLVNNMEEIMDRLETDPDYPYYVLDGQTSILEDYFAVKPEAKDRVKKLVQAGKLIIGPWYTQTDEMVVGGESIVRNLLYGIKDSKEFGNPMMIGYLPDSFGQSAQMPHILNGFDIKYTIFWRGTSERHGTDKTEFHWETKDGSKVLVQLLPLGYAIGKYLPQDEAALQQRMEKYFPVLDRGATTDHQLLPNGHDQMPIQKDIYEVMEKLKQLYPDREFFLSKYENIFAELEKQANLATLNGEFLDGKYMRVHRSIFSTRMDIKAANTRVENKITNLLEPLASMAYDLGFEYHHGLIELIWKEIMKNHAHDSIGCCCSDKVHREIANRLFLAEEKTDQLIEFYKRQMVDSMETSHDMDRLTLFNFLPYEREEVVTMEIISKYSAFSLENEEGEAVEYEVLQAEEIDPGLIDRQIVHYGNYEPFIQYKIQLKATLPAMGYRTLFVKEGQESRGHSKQNKQSIETDYYKISVNSNGSLNIWDKQLEKSFDQVLLLENGGDDGDEYDYSPLENEELIFSDDVEADVALEQNDYAASIDIRYSMDVPKDIKERKAGERTSKVDVHFNLSISNHKPIIEVTCELDNFAKDHRLRTYIPTGLSSSFSIADNQFGHIKRDVYDAAMDVWQEENWSERPDPIYPMLNFIGLSNERYGISVLTNSTREYEIVGEYYDTIALTLFRSIGHLGKADMIRRPGRPSGIKLPTPDSQMIGKLTLDFALYLHKGSTLQANVAKVAKEYLTPVHTYNKIPYNAMKLNESGVKTPLSFQLLKEEGTHAVLSTLKKSEQDDTLVLRVFNPSDEASEAIYHFGDEVKEVYRTNLNEDRQEELIPDQGTLTVPLKVNQSQTISIKR; from the coding sequence ATGAAGCAGGTGCACATCGTCCCCCACATGCATTGGGATCGTGAATGGTATTTTTCTACCGAGGAATCACGTATTTTACTCGTTAATAATATGGAAGAAATCATGGACCGTTTGGAAACTGATCCTGACTATCCTTACTATGTCCTAGATGGACAGACATCTATTTTAGAGGACTATTTCGCTGTCAAACCTGAAGCAAAGGATCGTGTGAAGAAACTTGTTCAAGCAGGTAAGCTCATCATCGGTCCATGGTACACGCAAACAGATGAAATGGTAGTAGGCGGCGAGTCGATCGTAAGAAATTTACTGTATGGAATCAAAGACAGCAAGGAATTTGGCAATCCGATGATGATCGGCTATCTACCTGATTCGTTTGGACAATCGGCGCAGATGCCTCATATTCTTAATGGGTTTGACATTAAGTACACCATCTTCTGGCGTGGTACGTCAGAACGGCACGGGACCGATAAAACAGAATTTCATTGGGAGACAAAGGATGGATCTAAGGTTCTTGTGCAACTGCTGCCACTTGGTTATGCAATCGGAAAATATTTGCCGCAGGACGAAGCGGCTTTACAGCAACGCATGGAGAAATATTTCCCGGTACTTGACCGCGGAGCTACAACTGATCATCAGTTACTTCCAAATGGTCATGATCAAATGCCGATTCAAAAAGATATTTACGAGGTTATGGAGAAATTGAAGCAGCTCTATCCAGATCGTGAGTTTTTCCTAAGTAAATACGAAAATATCTTTGCTGAACTAGAAAAACAAGCAAATCTTGCGACATTAAATGGTGAATTTTTAGACGGTAAGTATATGCGTGTTCACCGTAGTATTTTTTCAACACGGATGGATATTAAAGCAGCCAATACTCGTGTTGAAAACAAGATTACCAATCTACTAGAACCGTTAGCTTCAATGGCTTATGATTTAGGCTTTGAGTATCATCACGGGTTGATCGAATTGATTTGGAAGGAAATTATGAAAAATCACGCCCATGACAGTATTGGCTGCTGTTGTTCAGATAAAGTCCATCGTGAAATAGCGAATCGCCTGTTTTTGGCAGAAGAAAAAACAGACCAGCTGATCGAGTTTTACAAACGGCAGATGGTCGATTCTATGGAAACGAGCCATGACATGGATCGCTTAACCCTGTTCAACTTTCTTCCTTATGAACGAGAAGAGGTAGTAACGATGGAAATCATCTCGAAGTACAGTGCCTTTTCGTTGGAAAATGAAGAGGGAGAAGCTGTCGAATATGAGGTCCTTCAGGCCGAAGAAATTGATCCTGGCTTGATTGATAGACAGATTGTTCATTATGGGAATTATGAGCCTTTTATTCAGTATAAAATCCAGCTTAAAGCAACACTTCCGGCAATGGGCTATCGAACTCTTTTTGTCAAAGAGGGTCAAGAGTCCCGTGGTCATAGTAAACAGAACAAACAGTCGATAGAAACCGATTATTACAAGATTTCCGTGAATAGCAATGGTTCGTTAAACATTTGGGATAAACAATTAGAGAAATCTTTTGACCAAGTCCTTTTACTGGAAAATGGCGGCGACGATGGAGATGAATATGATTATTCTCCACTTGAGAACGAAGAGTTAATTTTCAGTGACGATGTGGAGGCTGATGTTGCACTTGAACAAAACGATTACGCTGCATCCATTGATATTCGCTACTCTATGGATGTACCAAAGGATATCAAGGAGCGCAAGGCTGGAGAGAGAACAAGTAAAGTGGATGTACACTTTAACCTTTCCATCTCAAATCATAAACCAATCATTGAGGTTACGTGTGAATTAGACAATTTTGCTAAAGATCATCGGTTGCGTACGTATATTCCAACAGGACTTAGCTCGTCCTTCTCTATTGCTGATAACCAGTTTGGCCATATCAAAAGGGATGTTTATGATGCGGCTATGGATGTGTGGCAAGAGGAAAACTGGAGTGAACGTCCGGACCCAATCTATCCGATGCTGAATTTTATCGGATTATCTAATGAGCGGTATGGTATAAGTGTTCTGACAAACAGTACGAGGGAGTACGAAATCGTAGGGGAGTACTATGATACGATTGCTTTAACGTTATTTAGAAGCATAGGTCACTTAGGTAAAGCTGATATGATACGCCGACCAGGTAGACCTTCAGGGATTAAGCTGCCGACGCCGGATTCTCAAATGATCGGAAAACTTACGCTGGACTTTGCCTTATATCTACACAAGGGGAGTACATTACAAGCAAATGTGGCCAAAGTGGCCAAAGAATATCTAACGCCTGTTCATACGTATAATAAGATTCCTTATAATGCGATGAAATTAAATGAATCAGGAGTTAAGACACCTCTATCGTTTCAACTTTTGAAAGAGGAAGGTACACACGCTGTGCTAAGTACACTGAAAAAATCTGAACAGGATGACACTTTGGTCCTAAGGGTATTTAACCCATCGGATGAGGCTTCTGAAGCTATCTATCATTTTGGTGACGAAGTAAAAGAAGTTTACCGAACCAATTTGAATGAAGATCGACAGGAAGAACTCATTCCAGATCAAGGGACTCTGACTGTGCCATTAAAGGTAAATCAATCACAAACGATTTCGATAAAAAGATAA
- a CDS encoding putative hydro-lyase yields MKPKQQREKFRSNEYTGTTSGMCDNYLQANMIILPKEYAFEFLLFCQRNPKSCPIVDVLEAGVTHPRIADADIRTDLPKYRIYRNGELEKEVVDITDEWRDDFVTFLIGCSFTFEKALTEEDIGLLHQEQDRVVPMYKTTIPCEKSGRFEGNMVVSMRALKEDEIEKAVQITEKFKTSHGGPIHIGNPAEIGIADLQNPDYGESVSFNESERTPVFWACGVTPQNVGLNVKPSIMIAHAPGHMLITDQLEEQ; encoded by the coding sequence ATGAAACCGAAACAGCAACGTGAAAAATTTCGCTCAAACGAATACACAGGAACAACATCTGGTATGTGTGACAACTACTTACAAGCTAACATGATCATTTTGCCGAAGGAGTATGCCTTTGAATTCCTGCTATTTTGCCAGCGGAATCCTAAGTCATGTCCGATAGTTGATGTACTCGAAGCGGGTGTCACTCACCCCCGGATAGCTGACGCTGATATTCGAACCGATTTGCCTAAATATCGCATTTATCGTAATGGGGAACTAGAAAAAGAGGTCGTTGATATTACAGATGAGTGGCGAGACGACTTTGTTACGTTTCTAATTGGCTGCAGTTTTACTTTCGAAAAGGCGCTAACGGAGGAGGACATCGGGCTCCTTCACCAGGAACAAGACAGGGTCGTTCCGATGTACAAAACGACTATTCCTTGTGAGAAGTCAGGCCGCTTCGAGGGAAACATGGTTGTCAGCATGCGTGCTTTGAAAGAGGACGAAATCGAAAAAGCAGTCCAAATTACTGAGAAATTCAAGACCTCCCATGGTGGACCTATTCACATCGGGAATCCAGCAGAAATTGGCATTGCTGATCTTCAAAACCCCGATTATGGGGAAAGTGTTTCGTTTAATGAGAGTGAACGAACACCCGTGTTTTGGGCCTGTGGTGTAACACCGCAAAATGTAGGCCTCAATGTCAAACCATCAATCATGATTGCCCATGCACCCGGGCACATGTTAATTACTGACCAACTAGAAGAACAGTAA
- a CDS encoding NRAMP family divalent metal transporter, whose translation MKTTNRSILIGAAFLMATSAIGPGFLTQTTVFTETLAASFGFVILISIIIDIGAQMNIWRIIAVSEKRAQDIANDVLPGLGYFLAALVVAGGLAFNIGNIAGAGLGTNVLLGIDPKLGAILSGVLAIGIFTVKEAGRLMDRFTQLLGFVMIALTIYVMFTAQPPVGEAVAKTFAPDTIDFLAIVTLVGGTVGGYITFAGGHRLIDAGLKGKAALPEVTKSSVYAIGVASIMRIFLFLAVLGVVAQGLPLDDGNPPASVFQHAAGQVGYKIFGVVMWAAAVTSVVGAAYTSVSFLRSFSPVLEKYHRWLTISFITISTLVFVFVGQPVSILVLVGSVNGLILPIALGVMLVAAHKTKIVGDYRHPSWMTIFGAIIVVAMAYMGVITLINGIPQLFS comes from the coding sequence ATGAAAACAACCAACCGCAGTATTTTGATTGGTGCCGCTTTCTTAATGGCTACTTCAGCCATAGGACCAGGCTTCTTAACACAAACGACTGTATTTACTGAAACTCTTGCAGCGAGTTTTGGATTTGTTATTCTCATATCCATTATTATTGATATCGGAGCACAAATGAACATATGGCGAATCATTGCTGTCAGTGAAAAACGTGCCCAAGACATCGCAAATGACGTACTCCCGGGATTAGGTTATTTCCTGGCCGCCCTGGTTGTCGCCGGCGGACTCGCTTTTAACATTGGAAACATCGCCGGAGCGGGATTAGGAACGAACGTTTTGCTCGGCATAGACCCTAAACTGGGAGCAATCCTCAGTGGTGTTTTAGCGATTGGAATTTTCACAGTGAAAGAAGCGGGTCGTCTAATGGACCGCTTCACACAGCTTCTCGGATTTGTCATGATTGCTCTTACCATTTATGTGATGTTCACAGCCCAGCCCCCTGTAGGTGAAGCCGTTGCCAAAACGTTCGCGCCCGACACCATCGACTTCTTAGCTATCGTTACGTTAGTCGGAGGAACGGTCGGCGGTTATATTACTTTCGCCGGCGGACACCGTTTGATTGATGCTGGGTTAAAAGGGAAAGCAGCCCTCCCTGAGGTTACCAAAAGCTCTGTTTACGCCATTGGGGTAGCATCAATCATGAGAATCTTTTTATTCTTAGCCGTTCTAGGTGTGGTAGCCCAAGGCCTGCCTTTAGACGATGGCAATCCGCCCGCGTCCGTATTTCAGCACGCAGCCGGACAGGTCGGATATAAAATTTTCGGTGTCGTCATGTGGGCTGCAGCTGTCACTTCCGTTGTAGGAGCTGCCTATACGTCCGTTTCATTCCTAAGGTCGTTCAGCCCCGTACTAGAAAAATACCACAGATGGCTGACAATCAGTTTTATCACGATCTCCACCCTTGTGTTCGTGTTTGTAGGTCAGCCTGTAAGTATCTTAGTATTAGTTGGTTCAGTAAACGGATTAATTTTACCAATAGCTTTAGGTGTCATGCTAGTTGCTGCACATAAAACAAAAATTGTCGGCGACTACCGGCACCCATCCTGGATGACAATATTTGGAGCAATCATCGTTGTCGCAATGGCCTATATGGGTGTTATCACGCTTATTAACGGCATCCCGCAATTATTCAGTTAA
- a CDS encoding LamB/YcsF family protein yields MSYLVDINCDMGESFGAYKMGRDEEILDYVTSANIACGFHAGDPSTMRKTVKLALEKNVGIGVHPGLQDLAGFGRRNIAISPKEAYDLVVYQIGALSSFVKAEGGRIQHVKPHGALFNMAAKDAELSESIAEAVYNVDPGMILFGLSGSELVKAGEKVGLKTANEVFSDRTYQMDGSLTSRTESNALITDPEEAIKQVIRMVKEKQVMSAQGSDVEIQADTICIHGDGVTALDFAKNISASLREADIAVKKIQDIL; encoded by the coding sequence ATGAGTTATTTAGTAGACATCAATTGTGATATGGGCGAAAGTTTTGGAGCCTACAAAATGGGGCGTGATGAAGAAATTCTCGATTACGTGACCTCAGCAAACATTGCCTGTGGTTTTCACGCAGGTGACCCATCAACAATGAGGAAAACAGTCAAGCTCGCTCTCGAAAAGAATGTCGGAATTGGGGTTCACCCGGGCCTTCAAGACTTGGCAGGTTTTGGCCGAAGGAATATTGCCATTTCGCCTAAAGAAGCCTATGATTTAGTCGTTTATCAAATCGGGGCCCTATCCAGTTTTGTAAAAGCAGAAGGCGGTCGCATCCAGCACGTTAAGCCGCACGGAGCCCTATTCAATATGGCTGCGAAAGATGCTGAATTATCTGAGTCCATCGCAGAGGCGGTCTATAACGTTGACCCAGGCATGATTTTATTCGGTTTATCTGGAAGCGAACTCGTTAAAGCAGGGGAAAAAGTTGGACTAAAAACAGCGAACGAAGTTTTTTCTGATCGTACGTACCAAATGGATGGATCACTTACATCAAGAACCGAATCAAATGCCCTGATTACCGACCCAGAAGAAGCAATCAAACAAGTCATTCGTATGGTAAAAGAGAAACAAGTGATGAGCGCCCAGGGTTCAGATGTTGAGATACAGGCTGATACGATTTGTATTCACGGTGACGGTGTGACCGCGCTCGACTTTGCTAAAAATATTTCAGCATCGCTTAGAGAAGCGGATATTGCAGTTAAAAAAATCCAAGATATACTATAA